Proteins encoded together in one Balaenoptera ricei isolate mBalRic1 chromosome 2, mBalRic1.hap2, whole genome shotgun sequence window:
- the PTGDR gene encoding prostaglandin D2 receptor isoform X1, giving the protein MRPLFYRCCNTTWVEKGNSATMGGVLFSTGLLGNLLALGLLARSGLRSFPRRSPRPPPSVFYVLVCGLTVTDLLGKSLVSPFVLYAYAQNRSLRGLVPASGSSLCQAFAFFMSFFGLASTLQLLAMALECWLSLGHPFFYRRYITPRRGALVAPVVGAFCLAFCSLPFAGFGKFVQYCPGTWCFIQMVHEGRSLSVLSYSVLYASLMLLLVLAIVLCNLSAMRNLYAMHLRLRRLPRSAPRERAELAAGEREETPPPLEELDHLLLLALMTVLFTMCSLPLIVSRLALRLRETEARRAAAAGREGWSALDAVQEELRPEPGGFVAAFPGSGSLHSPQEIEPNLLSQNSIVLTMERLKLFTRKMELLKKLKTSEPYAFSL; this is encoded by the coding sequence ATGAGGCCGCTGTTCTACCGCTGCTGCAACACCACGTGGGTGGAGAAGGGAAACTCAGCGACGATGGGCGGGGTGCTCTTCAGCACGGGCCTCCTGGGCAACCTGCTAGCCCTGGGGCTGCTGGCGCGCTCGGGGCTGCGGTCGTTCCCGCGGCGCTCGCCGCGCCCTCCGCCCTCCGTCTTCTACGTGCTGGTGTGCGGCCTGACGGTCACCGACCTGCTGGGCAAGTCCCTCGTGAGCCCCTTCGTGCTGTACGCCTACGCGCAGAACCGGAGCCTGAGGGGCCTGGTGCCCGCATCCGGCAGCTCGCTGTGCCAAGCCTTCGCCTTCTTCATGTCCTTCTTCGGGCTTGCCTCGACGCTGCAGCTGCTGGCCATGGCCCTGGAGTGCTGGCTCTCCCTGGGGCATCCCTTCTTCTACCGACGGTACATCACGCCGCGCCGGGGCGCACTGGTGGCGCCTGTCGTGGGCGCCTTCTGCCTCGCTTTCTGCTCGCTGCCCTTCGCGGGCTTCGGGAAGTTCGTGCAGTACTGCCCCGGCACCTGGTGCTTCATCCAAATGGTCCACGAGGGGCGCTCGCTGTCGGTGCTGAGCTACTCAGTGCTCTACGCCAGCCTCATGCTGCTGCTGGTCCTCGCCATCGTGCTGTGCAACCTGAGCGCCATGCGCAACCTCTACGCGATGCACCTGCGGCTGCGGCGGCTCCCGCGCTCTGCCCCCAGGGAACGAGCGGAGCTGGCCGCCGGCGAGAGGGAAGAGACCCCGCCGCCCCTGGAGGAGCTGGATCACCTCCTGCTGTTAGCCCTCATGACTGTGCTCTTCACCATGTGCTCCCTGCCTTTAATTGTGAGTCGCTTGGCGCTAAGGCTGCGGGAGACTGAAGCGCGTCGGGCCGCAGCTGCCGGGAGGGAAGGGTGGAGCGCATTGGACGCGGTGCAAGAGGAGCTGCGCCCTGAGCCAGGAGGGTTTGTTGCTGCATTCCCCGGATCAGGTTCCCTCCACAGCCCCCAGGAGATAGAACCCAATTTGTTGAGCCAAAACAG